The genomic segment GCTTCTCCAAGCGACGTCACTGGACGATACGCAAGCACGAGATTCATCTGCCATCGCTGCGACTGGCCGTCTTGCAAATGCTGCTGGGCGCTGCGAACTGGGCGCTGATGGCACTCGTGGTCTATTTCATGTTGTCGCAGCAGGTCCCCTACCCCACGGTGCTGGGGATCCTCATGATCAGCAGCATCGCGGGTGTAATTGCTCACATTCCGGCGGGCTTGGGTGTGATCGAAGCGGTGTTCGTGGCCGCCCTGGGCAACGAACTCAGCAAAGGCGCGATCGTTGCCGGCCTGATCGGCTACCGTGTCGTCTATTTCCTGGTGCCGCTGTGCTTGGCCACTATTCTCTACGTCGTGCTCGAAGCCCGGGCGAAGAAGCTGCGCGCCGGCAACGAGGCTCAACCCAGCGAAGAAAAGGCGTCGGAAGAGCATCCTTCTGGCGCCCAGAAAGCGGTCAGTCGCTAGACGGACGAAGACAAAAAAGCCGGGACGATAACATCGTCCCGGCTTTTGTCTTTTCGGCGCCCGGTTGGACGCCTGGTCGTTACACCTGCGGCCGCAGGATGATCACTCCAAGCGGTGGCAATGTCAGCGAGAGCGATACGTCCTGCCCATGCGTCGGCACCGACTCGGCCAGCATGCCACCCCCATTGCCCACGTTCGAGCCGCCGTAGCACTCGGCGTCGCTGTTGAAGATTTCCAGCCAGCGGCTGTTCACCGGCACACCGACCCGATAGCCCTCGCGCACCACCGGGGTAAAGTTGCCCACGACCAGCAGAGGATGCCCCGTCGCGCTCTTGCGCAGCCAGGCGAACACGCTGTTGGCGCGATCATCTCCGATCAGCCACTGGAAGCCCTGCGGGTCGCTGTCCAGCTCATGCAACGCCGGCTCCTGGCTGTATAGACGGTTGAGGTCACGCACCAGGTTCTGCGCACCCCGATGATCGGCCTCCTCGAGTAGATGCCAGTCCAGCTCGCGGTCATGGCTCCATTCGCGCCATTGGCCGAACTCGCTGCCCATGAACAGCAGCTTCTTGCCCGGATGCGTCCACATGAACGACAGGTACGCGCGCAGATTGGCGAATTTCTGCCAGCGATCCCCAGGCATCTTGTCGATCAGCGAGCCCTTGCCATGTACCACCTCGTCGTGGGAAATCGGCAGCACGAAGTGCTCCGAGTAGGCGTAGACCATGCCGAACGTCAGCTTGTCATGGTGATACTGGCGGTTGATTGGATCCTCTTGAATGTATTTGAGGGTGTCGTGCATCCAGCCCATGTTCCACTTGTAGGCAAAGCCCAGTCCGTCTTCGGCGGTCGGCTTGCTAACGCCCGGAAACGCCGTGGACTCCTCAGCGATGACCAGGGCCCCAGGCGTCTCGGTGGCTACCACGTCGTTCAAGTGGCGCAGGAATTCGATCGCTTCCAAATTCTCGCGACCGCCGTGACGATTGGGAATCCACTCGCCTTCCTTGCGTGAGTAGTCGCGATAGAGCATCGAAGCCACTGCGTCGACACGCAATGCGTCGACGTGGAATTCACGCAGCCAATGCAACGCCGAGGCCAACATGAAGCCGTGCACCTCGGTCCGTCCGAGGTTATAGATGTAGGTGTCCCAATCCTGATGGAAGCCTTCGAAGGGGTGCTCGTATTCGTACAGCGCCGTGCCATCGAACTCGCCCAGGCCGTGGGCGTCGGTCGGGAAATGCGCAGGAACCCAGTCGAGGATCACGCCGATGCCGGCGTTGTGGCAGGCATCGACGAACGCGGCGAAATCATGTGCCGTACCGTAACGAGCGCTGGGCGCGAATTGCGACAGCAGTTGATACCCCCAGGAGCCACCGAACGGGTGTTCCATGATCGGCATCAGCTCGATATGGGTGAAGCCCAGGTCCACGACATAGGGAATCAGCCGTTCGGCCAGTTCGTGCCAGTCGTACAGCCGGCCATCGTCACCGCCTTCCCGGCGCCAGGAGCCCGCATGCAATTCGTAGATGGACATCGGTGCCTGCAGCGATTGCCGCGCAACCCGCTGCTGCAACCAGGCGTCATCTTTCCATTCGTATTCCAGCGGATGCGAGATAACCGAAGCGGTTCCCGGCGGCAGCTCGGTGGCCAACGCCACGGGGTCGGCCTTGAGCGGTAGGATCCCGTCCGGTCCGAGAATCTCGAATTTGTAGCGGTCGCCGGGTTGCAGACGCGGGATGAAAATTTCCCAAACCCCGGATGGGAAACGCAGACGCATCGGATGCCGTCGCCCGTCCCAGTCGTTGAAACTGCCAACTACGGAGACTCGTCGGGCGTTGGGTGCCCAAACAGCGAAGCGCACACCCTGCACGCCGTCGACGTCCATCGGCTGTGCACCGAACACGCGACCGATCTCCCGATGGTTGCCTTCGGAGAACAGGTACATGTCCATCTCGCCGAGCTGTGGCCCGAAGCTGAACGGGTCTTCGGTCACCTGCTCGCCGCCTGCCCAGCGGACCTTCAACAAATACGGCTGCGGATTGGTCAGCCGGGTAAAGAAGAACCCAGGCACTTGGCCCTGCTCCATTGCGGCCAGTACGCGGCCACCGGAGCGCTCCAGCACCTCCACGCCGAGCGCGTTGGGCAGATAGGCCCGCACCACCAGCCCATCCCCGTCCGGGTGTGGGCCGAGTATGGAAAACGGATCGCCGTGTTCGGCGCGAACCAGCGCATCCACGTCGGCATCGCTGGGCAGCAGGGTTTCCCCGGGCATGGTTACGACCGG from the Stutzerimonas stutzeri genome contains:
- the glgB gene encoding 1,4-alpha-glucan branching protein GlgB, whose protein sequence is MIDRPVVTMPGETLLPSDADVDALVRAEHGDPFSILGPHPDGDGLVVRAYLPNALGVEVLERSGGRVLAAMEQGQVPGFFFTRLTNPQPYLLKVRWAGGEQVTEDPFSFGPQLGEMDMYLFSEGNHREIGRVFGAQPMDVDGVQGVRFAVWAPNARRVSVVGSFNDWDGRRHPMRLRFPSGVWEIFIPRLQPGDRYKFEILGPDGILPLKADPVALATELPPGTASVISHPLEYEWKDDAWLQQRVARQSLQAPMSIYELHAGSWRREGGDDGRLYDWHELAERLIPYVVDLGFTHIELMPIMEHPFGGSWGYQLLSQFAPSARYGTAHDFAAFVDACHNAGIGVILDWVPAHFPTDAHGLGEFDGTALYEYEHPFEGFHQDWDTYIYNLGRTEVHGFMLASALHWLREFHVDALRVDAVASMLYRDYSRKEGEWIPNRHGGRENLEAIEFLRHLNDVVATETPGALVIAEESTAFPGVSKPTAEDGLGFAYKWNMGWMHDTLKYIQEDPINRQYHHDKLTFGMVYAYSEHFVLPISHDEVVHGKGSLIDKMPGDRWQKFANLRAYLSFMWTHPGKKLLFMGSEFGQWREWSHDRELDWHLLEEADHRGAQNLVRDLNRLYSQEPALHELDSDPQGFQWLIGDDRANSVFAWLRKSATGHPLLVVGNFTPVVREGYRVGVPVNSRWLEIFNSDAECYGGSNVGNGGGMLAESVPTHGQDVSLSLTLPPLGVIILRPQV